A DNA window from Parabacteroides johnsonii DSM 18315 contains the following coding sequences:
- a CDS encoding porin family protein, with the protein MKSGKIIALGLLALLPFAMKAQEAQEIEKLNARVDSLSQETTTLDKIVQKLSKFKVSAYIQGQFQYGQEDATLKVGDKNEHEDKGFNRFGIRRGRLKFEYNDGIGTGAVQIEANDKGVSFRDLYIGIKDPWTKRSQLMAGVFNRPFGHEIGYSTSGLESPERATIIQYFFPDERDLGAMLTLRAKETSPIGFLRLDAGLFAGNSINRETDSRKDFIGRLGAEKKIGNWGKWGLGASYYNGGVYNPTTTAYELQGKKFIAIDKGETGTYMKREYIGLDAQFSFKNSWGTTTLRGEGLLGTQPGIASSSKSPNTGTRPANEPENSLFKRPFIGYFFYLVHDIGTTPFSAVLKYDAYDPNTKLKGNEIGVENSLTSKTDLAQSTLGIGALYRFNKHIRVQAYYEFNFNEKSDFVKGYEKDRKDDVFTLRLQYKF; encoded by the coding sequence ATGAAATCAGGAAAGATTATTGCGCTTGGCCTGTTGGCGCTGCTTCCATTTGCGATGAAGGCACAGGAAGCTCAGGAAATAGAGAAGCTGAATGCTCGTGTCGATTCACTTTCGCAGGAAACGACGACTCTGGATAAAATCGTCCAGAAACTCAGCAAGTTCAAAGTATCCGCTTATATCCAGGGGCAATTCCAATATGGCCAGGAAGATGCCACCTTGAAAGTAGGCGACAAGAACGAACATGAAGACAAAGGTTTCAACCGTTTCGGTATCCGCCGCGGACGGTTGAAATTCGAATATAACGACGGTATCGGAACCGGCGCCGTACAGATCGAGGCCAACGACAAAGGCGTCAGTTTTCGCGACCTTTACATCGGTATAAAAGATCCCTGGACAAAACGGAGCCAACTGATGGCGGGTGTTTTCAACCGTCCTTTCGGTCACGAAATCGGCTACTCGACAAGCGGATTGGAATCTCCCGAACGTGCCACCATCATCCAATACTTCTTCCCGGACGAACGCGATTTAGGTGCCATGCTGACGCTCCGAGCCAAAGAGACAAGCCCGATCGGCTTTCTCCGTCTCGACGCCGGACTATTCGCCGGTAACAGCATCAATCGCGAAACCGACAGTCGCAAAGACTTCATCGGCCGCTTAGGAGCCGAAAAGAAAATCGGTAACTGGGGAAAATGGGGATTAGGCGCCTCCTACTATAACGGCGGGGTTTACAACCCGACCACCACAGCTTACGAACTCCAGGGTAAAAAATTCATCGCAATCGACAAAGGAGAAACCGGTACATACATGAAACGTGAGTACATCGGCTTGGACGCACAGTTCTCATTCAAAAACAGCTGGGGAACGACCACTCTGCGCGGTGAAGGACTGTTAGGAACACAACCGGGTATCGCCAGCAGCAGCAAAAGCCCCAACACAGGGACACGTCCGGCCAACGAACCGGAAAACTCCCTGTTCAAACGTCCTTTCATCGGCTATTTTTTCTATTTGGTGCACGACATCGGGACCACTCCTTTCTCTGCCGTCCTGAAATACGATGCTTATGATCCCAACACCAAGTTGAAAGGAAATGAGATCGGCGTTGAAAACAGCTTGACCTCCAAGACCGACCTCGCCCAAAGCACACTCGGCATCGGCGCTTTGTACCGTTTCAACAAACATATCCGCGTGCAAGCTTATTACGAATTCAACTTCAACGAAAAGAGCGACTTCGTAAAGGGATATGAAAAGGATAGGAAAGACGACGTATTCACCTTGCGTCTGCAATATAAGTTTTAA
- a CDS encoding beta-N-acetylhexosaminidase, which translates to MKKLLFILLTAGLILGFSSCSHKDIPNNALTLIPQPQEMKVGADHFKLTRRAAITLDTSNPQLMGIARYFNNKVTSATGFEIPVEKHGNIEFKLTDDTALGAEGYRLQVKHGDIIITAHQPAGIFYGVQTLLQMLPPEIKSSREQKGIDWTIPCADITDKPQFAWRGLMLDVSRHWFTKEEVKKYIDELAEYKMNVFHWHLTDDQGWRLEIKSLPRLTEVGAWRAPRVGQWWQREPQQPGEETTYGGFYTQEDVKEVLAYAAERYVRVIPEIDVPGHSLAALVAYPDLACMKAPSAVGVGNKFYGEDENTLCVGKDATFEFMDKVLTEVAALFPDEYVHIGGDECFKGFWHKCPRCQARMKAENLKNENELQSYFIHRMESILKEKGKKLIGWDEIIDGGLAPDATVMSWRGMEGGIKSAKAGHHVIMTPTEHCYIDLWQGEPSVEPDTYFMCRLKDSYSFNPVPDSVPAEMILGGQGNLWAESVPTFRHAEYMTWPRGWALAEVLWTGPSKTDWDRFWPRVEQHFVRADLAQINYARSMYNAIVTPYYTEDGALEIKLDSEPGNLDIHYTFDNTDPDNFTSKYEAPLRIPKNATWLRIVTYRDNKPIGKVITLTIKELEKRAENTRHVVGNL; encoded by the coding sequence ATGAAAAAGTTGCTATTTATCCTCCTTACAGCAGGTCTTATACTGGGATTTAGCTCTTGTTCCCACAAAGACATTCCGAATAATGCACTGACATTGATCCCACAGCCCCAAGAAATGAAGGTAGGGGCGGATCACTTCAAACTGACTCGCCGGGCAGCTATCACACTCGACACCTCCAATCCTCAGTTAATGGGGATAGCTCGGTATTTCAACAATAAGGTTACTTCCGCAACAGGCTTTGAGATTCCGGTTGAGAAGCATGGCAATATTGAATTTAAGTTGACTGACGATACCGCTCTCGGCGCAGAAGGATATCGCTTGCAGGTAAAACATGGCGATATCATCATCACCGCCCATCAGCCGGCCGGGATTTTCTACGGGGTACAAACTTTATTGCAGATGCTTCCCCCCGAAATAAAAAGCAGCCGGGAACAAAAAGGTATCGACTGGACGATTCCCTGCGCCGACATCACCGACAAACCTCAGTTTGCCTGGCGCGGACTTATGCTTGACGTCAGCCGTCACTGGTTCACCAAAGAGGAAGTGAAGAAATACATCGATGAGCTGGCAGAATACAAAATGAATGTATTCCACTGGCACCTGACCGACGATCAAGGATGGCGTCTGGAGATAAAATCCCTGCCACGCCTGACGGAAGTTGGCGCCTGGCGTGCTCCACGTGTCGGACAATGGTGGCAACGCGAACCACAACAACCAGGAGAAGAAACGACCTACGGAGGTTTCTACACACAGGAAGACGTGAAGGAAGTGCTGGCATACGCTGCAGAACGCTACGTGCGCGTCATCCCTGAAATAGACGTACCGGGACATAGCCTGGCTGCACTTGTCGCCTATCCTGATCTGGCGTGTATGAAAGCACCGTCGGCTGTCGGGGTCGGCAACAAGTTTTACGGCGAAGACGAAAACACGCTCTGTGTCGGCAAAGATGCAACTTTCGAGTTTATGGACAAGGTCTTGACAGAAGTAGCCGCCCTGTTTCCGGATGAATACGTCCATATCGGGGGCGACGAATGTTTCAAAGGTTTTTGGCACAAATGCCCGCGTTGCCAAGCTCGCATGAAAGCGGAAAACCTGAAGAACGAAAACGAATTGCAGAGTTACTTTATCCATCGTATGGAAAGCATTCTGAAAGAGAAAGGGAAAAAGCTGATCGGCTGGGACGAGATTATCGACGGCGGCCTGGCTCCCGATGCTACCGTTATGAGCTGGCGCGGGATGGAAGGCGGAATCAAATCGGCAAAAGCCGGTCATCATGTGATTATGACACCGACCGAACATTGTTACATCGACCTCTGGCAAGGAGAGCCGTCTGTCGAACCAGATACCTACTTCATGTGCCGCCTGAAAGATTCCTACAGCTTCAACCCAGTTCCCGACAGTGTGCCGGCCGAGATGATATTAGGAGGACAAGGCAATCTCTGGGCTGAATCCGTCCCCACTTTCCGACATGCTGAATATATGACCTGGCCACGCGGATGGGCGCTTGCCGAAGTCCTTTGGACCGGACCATCCAAGACAGATTGGGATCGGTTCTGGCCACGTGTCGAACAACATTTCGTTCGTGCAGACCTGGCACAAATCAACTATGCACGCAGCATGTACAATGCAATCGTCACTCCCTACTATACTGAAGACGGAGCCTTAGAGATCAAACTGGATAGCGAACCGGGCAACCTCGACATCCACTATACATTCGACAATACGGATCCCGACAACTTCACTTCGAAGTATGAAGCTCCGCTCCGGATACCCAAGAATGCGACTTGGTTGCGTATTGTCACTTATCGGGACAACAAGCCGATTGGTAAAGTCATCACACTGACAATCAAAGAGCTTGAAAAGCGTGCGGAAAATACCCGCCATGTCGTCGGCAACTTGTAA
- a CDS encoding phosphate ABC transporter substrate-binding protein: protein MKKTIVMAAMAACMFVSNVFAQKIKGSDTCLPLSQTEAENFINKNKSAKITVTGGGSGVGISALMEGTTDIAMSSRKMKFDEKVKLQEAKKSTKEVVIAYDALAVVVHPSNKISNLTREQLEGIFTGKIKNWKEVGGADMKIVAYSRETSSGTYEFFKESVLKNKNYMNGILSMPATGAIIQSVSQTKGAIGYVGLAYINKEVKPIHVSYDAGKTFTEPSFENAKSKAYPIVRPLFYYYDVKNEGKVKPFIDYILSAEGQATVKQVGYIPVK from the coding sequence ATGAAAAAGACAATTGTTATGGCCGCAATGGCCGCCTGTATGTTTGTATCAAATGTGTTTGCACAGAAAATCAAAGGAAGCGACACTTGCCTTCCTTTAAGCCAGACGGAAGCAGAAAACTTCATCAACAAAAATAAATCGGCTAAGATAACCGTGACAGGAGGCGGTTCCGGCGTTGGCATCTCAGCCCTGATGGAAGGGACAACCGATATCGCCATGTCTTCCCGTAAGATGAAATTCGACGAAAAGGTCAAACTCCAGGAAGCGAAGAAAAGCACCAAAGAGGTGGTGATCGCTTATGATGCACTGGCGGTAGTCGTACACCCGTCCAATAAAATATCCAACCTGACGCGTGAGCAGCTGGAAGGCATTTTCACTGGAAAGATCAAGAACTGGAAAGAAGTAGGTGGCGCCGACATGAAGATCGTTGCCTACTCGCGCGAAACTTCTTCCGGAACATACGAGTTCTTTAAGGAAAGCGTTCTGAAGAACAAGAACTATATGAACGGCATCCTCAGTATGCCCGCAACAGGAGCCATCATCCAGTCCGTCAGCCAGACGAAAGGAGCAATAGGTTATGTAGGATTAGCTTACATCAACAAAGAAGTAAAACCGATCCATGTCTCTTACGATGCAGGCAAAACATTCACCGAGCCATCCTTTGAAAATGCAAAAAGCAAGGCATACCCGATCGTCCGTCCGTTGTTCTATTACTACGATGTAAAAAATGAAGGCAAAGTGAAACCCTTTATCGATTACATCTTATCGGCTGAAGGACAAGCAACGGTTAAACAAGTCGGTTATATCCCTGTCAAATAA
- a CDS encoding ORF6N domain-containing protein: MEELQVIQNKIYEIRGTKVMLDFDLAEIYQVETRVLNQAVKRNIARFPEDFMFQLTNTELDIMSSQNVMTLKAKRPKSALPFAFTEHGVIMLASVLRSEIAIQTSILITRAFVAIRKLVSTPPTDKITEIQQEIKELKEYIEEAFTDYNDINEDTRMQLELINQTIAELQSKKAFNDKLRPRIGFVK; encoded by the coding sequence ATGGAAGAATTACAAGTTATCCAGAACAAGATTTATGAGATCAGAGGTACGAAAGTCATGTTAGACTTCGATCTGGCAGAAATATATCAGGTCGAAACCCGTGTATTGAACCAAGCCGTAAAGCGCAATATTGCACGATTTCCTGAAGACTTTATGTTTCAATTGACAAATACAGAGTTAGACATCATGTCATCACAAAATGTGATGACATTAAAAGCCAAACGCCCCAAATCTGCTCTACCGTTCGCTTTTACGGAACATGGCGTCATCATGCTCGCAAGCGTATTAAGAAGCGAGATTGCCATACAAACCAGCATTCTAATCACCCGCGCTTTTGTCGCCATCCGGAAACTTGTATCTACCCCGCCGACAGACAAAATAACAGAAATCCAGCAAGAAATAAAAGAACTGAAAGAATACATCGAAGAAGCCTTTACCGACTACAACGACATCAACGAAGACACGCGTATGCAACTGGAACTCATCAACCAAACGATTGCCGAACTGCAAAGTAAAAAAGCCTTCAACGATAAACTACGGCCAAGGATTGGCTTTGTGAAATAG